The genomic region GGAAATGAGCCGGTGGCAAAAGCAACAACAAACAGTGGTCGTCTTAGTATCAGATGCCAAACGAGTGAAGAAAATTGACCAAACCTTCCACGATTTTGAGATTGAAGCGACGGTCACGACTAAAACTAAGTTGGTGGCTGGGCAGATTCAAATTGTCCAAGGCTCATTGCAAAATGGCTTTGAACTACCAGATTTAAAATTAGTCGTTCTGACTGAAAAAGAATTATTTAATACCGCACCGAAAAAGAAGGTGCGCCGGCAAACGTTAGCTAATGCGGAACGCTTAAAGAGTTACAGCGAATTAAAGCCAGGCGATTACGTCGTTCACGTCAACCACGGGATTGGTGAATACGTCGGGATGGAGACCTTAGAAGTCGACGGTGTCCATCAGGATTACATCACCATCTTGTACCGGGATAATGGGAAGCTGTTTATTCCAGTGACACAGTTGGACATGGTTCAAAAATACGTCTCGGCTGAATCCAAAACACCTAAGATTAATAAACTAGGTGGGGCGGAATGGCAAAAGACTAAGAGTAAAGTTTCCGCTAAGATTGAAGATATTGCGGATGATTTAATCGAATTGTACGCGCAACGGGAAGCTGAAAAGGGCTATGCCTTTCCTGAAGATGATCAACTACAAGCTGACTTCGAAAATCAGTTTGCGTATCCAGAAACGGATGATCAATTACGGAGTACGGCCGAGATTAAGCATGATATGGAAAAAGTACGCCCAATGGACCGTTTGTTGGTCGGGGATGTTGGTTTTGGGAAAACCGAAGTTGCCTTGCGCGCTGCGTTTAAAGCAGTCGCAGCCGGGAAGCAGGTCGCTTTCTTGGTGCCCACCACGATTTTGGCGCAACAACATTATGAAAACATGCTAGCGCGATTTGCGGATTTTCCAGTTGAACTCGGACTATTATCACGATTTAAAACGCGTAAAGAAGTGACGGCTACGCTTAAAGGCTTGGAAAAAGGGCAAGTGGATATCGTCATTGGAACGCATCGTCTATTATCAAAAGATGTCGTCTTCAAGGACCTTGGCTTATTAATTGTCGATGAAGAACAACGGTTTGGTGTTAAACATAAGGAACGACTTAAACAATTAAAAGCGCAAGTCGATGTGTTAACCTTAACGGCAACGCCAATTCCACGGACGTTACACATGTCGATGTTGGGTGTGCGGGATCTTTCTGTTATTGAAACCCCACCAACTAACCGGTACCCCATCCAAACCTATGTGATGGAACAAAATGCTGGTGCGATGCGAGAAGCGATTGAACGGGAATTGGAACGCAATGGCCAAGTCTTTTACCTGCACAATCGGGTCAGTGATATTGAACAAACCGTCGATGAGATTCAAGCGCTTGTGCCAGAGGCAACCGTCGGCTATGCACATGGGCAAATGACGGAGGCCCAACTAGAAGGGGTCATTTACGACTTTGTTCAAGGTAAGTATGATGTGTTGGTCACAACCACGATTATTGAAACCGGGGTTGATATGCCCAATGTGAATACGATGATTGTCGAAGATGCTGATCACTACGGCTTGTCCCAACTGTATCAATTACGGGGGCGGATTGGCCGGAGTAGTCGGGTCGCTTACGGGTACTTTATGTATAAACCGGATAAGGTGTTGACCGAGGTCAGCGAGAAGCGTCTGCAGGCTATTAAAGACTTTACTGAATTAGGTTCCGGCTTCAAAATTGCGATGCGTGATCTATCGATTCGAGGCGCTGGTAACTTATTAGGTAAACAACAACACGGCTTTATCGATTCAGTCGGTTTTGATTTATACTCACAAATGCTCAGCGAAGCAGTCGCCAAGAAACAAGGTAAGAAAGTGGCGGCTAAGACTAACGCTGAGATTGATTTGAAGCTCGAAGCTTACTTGCCGGATGATTATATTAATGATCAACGGCAAAAAATTGAAATTTACAAACGGATTCGCCAAATGGATACGGAAGCGGCCTTTACGGAAATTCAGAGCGATTTAATCGATCGCTTCGGGGATTATCCCGTTCAAGTCGCGCATCTCTTAACGATTGGCCAATTAAAAATGAATGCCGATGATGCGTTAATCGAAACGATTAAACAAGTCAAAGACAAGATTCAAGTCGTCTTATCACCAAAAGGGAGTCGCTTAGTTTCTGGTGAACAGATTTTTGAAGCCTTGTCAGCAACTCGCTTGAAGGCAACGGTCGGTTTTGAACAAGAAAAATTAAGTGTGACGTTAATTATCCAACCTAAGATGAAGACTGGCGATTGGTTACGTGAGTTGGCGATTTTTGTGGAAACACTTGTTGAAATCGAAAAGAAGCAGTTGGCAAAATAACCGCTAGTTACTGGTAGCGATTATCGGAGGGATTCGATGCAAAATAAACAGATGCAACATTTAATGAAGGGCGCAGTTGTCTTATCAATTGCCTCCTTTGTTGCCAAAATATTGAGTGCGGTCTATCGGATCCCATTTCAAAATATGGTTGGCAACACCGGGTTTTACGTTTATCAGCAAGTTTACCCTATCTATGGGATTGGGATGACGTTTGCGTTAAGTGGTTTCCCAGTTTATATCTCTAAAATTGTGGCTGAGGAAACGGCCCCGGCTGAACAAACACAGATTTTACGGCGATCTTTTGCGCTATTAGGGTTATTCGGCGCACTGATCTTTTTCTATCTGCAATATCAAGCACCGGCAATTGCGGTGGCAATGGCGGATGCTGAATTAGCACCGTTAATCAGAATGGTGTCATACATGTTCTTATTGATGCCGTTTTTGGCGGTTACGCGGGGGTATTTCCAAGGGATCTTCAATATGATTCCAACGGCTACGTCGCAAGTGGCCGAACAACTTGTCCGGGTGGTTGTCATTATCCTAGCGGCCTGGTTGTCGCTGAAGCTACACTGGTCCGTTTATGAAATGGGAACCTGGGCGATGTCCGGTGCCTTTTTCGGAGGCTTGGTAGCAACAGTTGCCTTATTGAAACCGGCGGAAAAGGCCTTCGTGCTCAGAGGGACAAAACCGAAGGGCATTAACCTAGGTGCGTACCGTTCATTGGCTAAACGCTTATTAATAGAAGGGGGCT from Latilactobacillus sakei subsp. sakei DSM 20017 = JCM 1157 harbors:
- the mfd gene encoding transcription-repair coupling factor, with the protein product MDLISMLGNTQQVQSVLENQKPGVRQLLTGLSGSAKTLFLATIYKQQRQPLLIIESNMFQANQVAEDLANQLNGDQIYTFPVEEVMAAEIAVSSPESRAERVRTLSFLATGKKGIVVTSVAGMRRLLPTARQWRDSQTQIEMGGEVDPKILGAQLAEMGYHRDKLVGKPGEFAMRGDIIDIFPLDTENPVRIELFDTEVDAIRSFEADTQRSIENLESVAIMPATDLLANAAQLEMAGEALQADYQQTAAKITAKDDQKALAVNFETPISRLLAGERLENLALFVDYLYPDHTSLIDYFKNSGLVVFDDYPRIQETQRVLAEEAANWQTDMLGNRRLLPAQKLLVDVHHLMKQDQHPHLYLSLFQKGMGKLKLDTLGNMPTRNVQQFFSQMPLLKTEMSRWQKQQQTVVVLVSDAKRVKKIDQTFHDFEIEATVTTKTKLVAGQIQIVQGSLQNGFELPDLKLVVLTEKELFNTAPKKKVRRQTLANAERLKSYSELKPGDYVVHVNHGIGEYVGMETLEVDGVHQDYITILYRDNGKLFIPVTQLDMVQKYVSAESKTPKINKLGGAEWQKTKSKVSAKIEDIADDLIELYAQREAEKGYAFPEDDQLQADFENQFAYPETDDQLRSTAEIKHDMEKVRPMDRLLVGDVGFGKTEVALRAAFKAVAAGKQVAFLVPTTILAQQHYENMLARFADFPVELGLLSRFKTRKEVTATLKGLEKGQVDIVIGTHRLLSKDVVFKDLGLLIVDEEQRFGVKHKERLKQLKAQVDVLTLTATPIPRTLHMSMLGVRDLSVIETPPTNRYPIQTYVMEQNAGAMREAIERELERNGQVFYLHNRVSDIEQTVDEIQALVPEATVGYAHGQMTEAQLEGVIYDFVQGKYDVLVTTTIIETGVDMPNVNTMIVEDADHYGLSQLYQLRGRIGRSSRVAYGYFMYKPDKVLTEVSEKRLQAIKDFTELGSGFKIAMRDLSIRGAGNLLGKQQHGFIDSVGFDLYSQMLSEAVAKKQGKKVAAKTNAEIDLKLEAYLPDDYINDQRQKIEIYKRIRQMDTEAAFTEIQSDLIDRFGDYPVQVAHLLTIGQLKMNADDALIETIKQVKDKIQVVLSPKGSRLVSGEQIFEALSATRLKATVGFEQEKLSVTLIIQPKMKTGDWLRELAIFVETLVEIEKKQLAK